A genome region from Arachis duranensis cultivar V14167 chromosome 8, aradu.V14167.gnm2.J7QH, whole genome shotgun sequence includes the following:
- the LOC107461055 gene encoding E3 ubiquitin-protein ligase WAV3 — protein sequence MGTGWRRAFCTRDPESTLSDNKHRRSSSPSPSPRSCGRLGFLSNPSTPRLHQQQSQSVSSPSLRCRTIAEAAASNESPRVASKLSTPRASKSPKTLAASNPSSPRSPLKLSLFKNSFKFRSSCGICLNSVKTGQGTAIYTAECAHAFHFPCIASHVRKQGSLVCPVCNATWKDVPLLAAHKNLPSESQNASDMKNPTENNNSSVFNTKPVEPPQQQKHSESIRFYDDDEPLLSPTSGGRIIPIPEADENAEDEDDEDDAGEFQGFFVNPKSSASSVKSYSDEFQNIEADSRTVQVKLMPECAVISVSRTHETYALVLKVKAPPPPPLTPVRNMSQQRAPIDLVTVLDVGGTMTGAKLLMLKRAMRLVISSLGPADRLSIVAFSASPKRLLPLRRMTPQGQRMARRILDRLVAGQGGNGNASEALRKATKVLEDRRERNPVASVMLLSDGQDERVQASNKSNQRKPSSHVSSTRFAHIEIPVHSSGFGTKSGYSNEPSEDAFAKRVGGLLSVVVQDLRVQLGVQCDSAEISAIYSCGGRPTLLSCGAVRLGDLYAEEERELLVEVRVPVPAFTTRHVITVRCLYKDPASQEIVYGREQGLVVPPPQSTRCSSGARVEKLRNLFITTRAIAESRRLVDHGNDFTSAHHLLASARALILQSGSGSEYVRGLEAELAEIHWLKHQKVQMEQVQVQQQHMIAMQSRRRGGDHRDKEMSFVDENGEPLTPTSAWQAAEKLAKMAMIKKSLNRVSDLHGFENARF from the exons ATGGGAACTGGTTGGAGAAGAGCCTTTTGCACACGCGACCCAGAATCCACCCTATCCGATAACAAGCATCGTAGAAGCTCAAGCCCAAGCCCAAGCCCGAGAAGCTGTGGCAGACTCGGTTTCCTCAGCAATCCTTCCACTCCAAGGTTGCATCAACAGCAATCTCAATCCGTTTCAAGCCCAAGCCTGCGTTGCCGTACAATCGCCGAAGCAGCTGCATCAAATGAGAGCCCCAGAGTTGCAAGCAAATTAAGCACGCCAAGAGCAAGCAAGTCCCCCAAGACGCTTGCAGCTTCAAATCCATCTTCACCACGTTCCCCTCTCAAATTGTCCCTATTCAAGAACAGCTTCAAATTCAGG AGTAGCTGCGGAATATGCTTGAACAGCGTGAAGACGGGACAAGGCACTGCGATATACACTGCAGAATGTGCCCACGCTTTCCACTTTCCTTGCATAGCTTCACATGTTCGCAAGCAAGGTAGCCTTGTGTGTCCAGTTTGCAACGCTACGTGGAAAGACGTGCCACTTCTTGCTGCGCACAAGAACCTCCCTTCAGAGTCTCAGAATGCCAGCGACATGAAGAATCCCACAGAAAATAACAATTCTTCAGTTTTCAACACCAAGCCTGTGGAGCCACCTCAGCAACAGAAGCATTCAGAGTCGATAAGGTTCTACGACGATGATGAACCTCTCCTTTCTCCGACCTCCGGCGGCAGGATTATTCCGATTCCCGAAGCTGATGAAAATGCGGAAGACGAAGACGACGAAGACGATGCCGGTGAATTTCAAGGATTCTTCGTTAATCCAAAATCTTCTGCTTCCTCAGTCAAATCCTACTCTGATGAGTTTCAAAATATTGAGGCAGATTCCAGAACCGTTCAAGTGAAGCTCATGCCGGAGTGTGCCGTCATTTCCGTCTCAAGAACTCACGAGACCTACGCTTTGGTGCTCAAAGTGAAGGCTCCGCCACCACCGCCGCTTACTCCGGTGCGGAACATGTCGCAACAGCGAGCACCGATAGATCTTGTGACGGTTCTTGACGTTGGAGGAACCATGACCGGCGCGAAGCTGCTCATGCTGAAGAGAGCGATGCGTTTGGTTATCTCATCACTCGGCCCCGCAGATAGGCTCTCGATCGTGGCCTTCTCCGCTTCGCCCAAACGGCTCTTACCGTTGCGGAGAATGACACCTCAGGGACAGCGCATGGCTCGCCGCATCCTCGACCGCCTCGTCGCTGGCCAAGGCGGAAACGGCAACGCTAGCGAGGCACTCCGCAAAGCGACGAAAGTCTTGGAAGATCGGAGAGAGAGAAATCCTGTAGCGAGCGTGATGCTCCTGTCGGACGGCCAAGACGAGAGAGTCCAAGCAAGCAACAAATCCAATCAACGAAAACCATCAAGCCACGTGTCATCGACTCGGTTCGCACACATCGAGATCCCGGTTCACTCATCCGGTTTCGGCACAAAAAGCGGTTACAGCAACGAACCTTCAGAGGACGCGTTCGCGAAGCGCGTGGGCGGTTTATTAAGCGTGGTGGTTCAAGATCTTAGAGTCCAGCTCGGCGTGCAGTGCGACTCCGCTGAAATCAGTGCTATATACTCTTGCGGCGGAAGGCCAACGCTTCTGAGCTGCGGCGCCGTGAGGCTCGGCGATCTTTACGCGGAGGAAGAGAGGGAGCTTCTTGTTGAGGTTCGAGTTCCTGTTCCCGCTTTCACCACTCGCCACGTCATCACCGTACGGTGCCTATACAAGGACCCTGCGAGCCAAGAGATTGTGTACGGTCGGGAGCAGGGACTCGTGGTGCCACCACCGCAGAGCACGCGTTGTTCTTCCGGCGCGAGAGTCGAGAAGCTGAGGAACTTGTTCATCACGACGCGCGCCATAGCTGAGTCTAGAAGACTGGTAGATCACGGTAACGATTTCACCAGCGCGCACCATTTGCTTGCTTCGGCTCGCGCGCTTATTTTGCAATCTGGTTCGGGTTCGGAATATGTTCGAGGTTTGGAGGCTGAGCTGGCAGAGATTCATTGGCTGAAGCATCAGAAGGTTCAGATGGAGCAGGTTCAGGTGCAGCAGCAGCATATGATAGCGATGCAGTCGCGGCGGAGAGGGGGAGATCACAGGGATAAGGAAATGAGTTTTGTGGATGAGAACGGCGAGCCGCTTACGCCAACATCGGCTTGGCAAGCCGCCGAGAAGCTGGCTAAGATGGCCATGATCAAGAAGTCATTGAATAGAGTCAGCGACTTGCACGGCTTTGAAAATGCTAGgttttag
- the LOC107461065 gene encoding glutamyl-tRNA reductase 1, chloroplastic yields the protein MSASTALSASKLETLLPSMPSPSSFSSISTTNLSVICKNRSTSLQRGVIRCDAVSPDAFVKINNGASDASSSSGTLSALEQLKTSSVDRYTKERSSIVVIGLSVHTAPVEMREKLAIPEAEWPRAITELCSLNHIEEAAILSTCNRMEIYVVALSQHRGVKEIMEWMSKKSSIPVSELRQHRFLLYNNDATQHLFEVSAGLDSLVLGEGQILAQVKQVVKVGQGVNGFGRNISGLFKHAIAVGKRVRTETNIAAGAVSVSSAAVELAFLKLPQASHANARMLVIGAGKMGKLVIKHLVSKGCTKMVVVNRTEERVAAIREELDGVEIIYKSLSEMLTSAGEADVVFTSTSSENPLFLKDHVVDLPPASKDVGGRRLFIDISVPRNVGPCVSDLESVRVYNVDDLKEVVAANKEDRIKKAMEAQTIIAEESKQFEAWLDSLETVPTIKKLRAYAERIRLAELEKCLGKLGDDIPKKTRRAVDDLSRGIVNKLLHGPMQHLRCDGNDNRTLSETLENMHALNRMFDLDTEISVLEQKFRIKMEQNQK from the exons ATGTCTGCTTCAACAGCTCTCTCAGCCTCCAAGTTGGAGACTTTACTGCCTTCAATgccatcaccatcatcattctcatcgaTTTCTACCACCAATTTATCGGTAATTTGCAAGAACAGAAGTACCTCTCTTCAGAGAGGAGTGATTCGCTGCGACGCGGTCTCACCTGATGCATTTGTGAAGATCAATAATGGTGCGAGCGATGCTAGCAGTAGCAGTGGCACCCTCTCTGCTCTAGAGCAGCTCAAGACTTCTTCTGTTGATA GGTATACAAAGGAAAGGAGCAGCATTGTGGTTATAGGGCTCAGTGTGCACACTGCACCTGTGGAAATGCGTGAAAAACTTGCCATTCCAGAAGCAGAATGGCCTAGAGCCATCACAGAGCTATGTAGTCTAAATCATATTGAAGAAGCAGCTATTTTAAGCACCTGCAATCGAATGGAGATATATGTTGTTGCTTTGTCCCAACACCGAGGTGTCAAAGAAATCATGGAATGGATGTCTAAA AAAAGCTCAATTCCTGTTTCAGAGCTTCGCCAACATAGGTTTTTGCTTTACAACAATGATGCGACACAACATCTTTTTGAAGTTTCAGCTGGTCTTGACTCTCTTGTATTGGGAGAAGGTCAAATCCTTGCTCAGGTTAAGCAAGTTGTCAAAGTTGGACAAGGAGTTAATGGCTTTGGGAGAAATATTAGTGGGCTATTCAAACATGCAATTGCTGTTGGAAAGAGGGTTAGAACTGAGACCAATATTGCTGCTGGAGCCGTTTCTGTAAGCTCGGCTGCTGTTGAACTAGCATTTTTGAAGCTACCTCAGGCCTCACATGCTAATGCGAGGATGTTGGTTATTGGTGCTGGTAAGATGGGAAAGCTTGTAATAAAACATTTGGTTTCGAAAGGTTGCACAAAGATGGTTGTTGTCAATAGAACTGAGGAGAGGGTGGCTGCAATACGTGAAGAATTGGATGGTGTTGAGATAATATACAAATCCCTATCCGAAATGCTCACCTCTGCTGGCGAAGCAGATGTTGTTTTCACCAGCACATCATCAGAAAACCCATTATTCTTAAAAGATCATGTTGTGGACCTTCCTCCAGCAAGTAAAGATGTTGGAGGCCGACGCCTTTTCATAGATATTTCTGTTCCTAGAAATGTGGGTCCATGTGTCTCAGATCTTGAGTCTGTACGAGTTTATAACGTCGATGACCTCAAGGAGGTTGTGGCTGCCAATAAGGAGGATAGAATAAAAAAAGCAATGGAAGCTCAGACAATCATTGCAGAAGAATCAAAACAATTTGAGGCCTGGTTGGACTCACTAGAAACTGTCCCCACCATTAAGAAATTGAGGGCTTACGCCGAAAGAATCAGGCTTGCCGAGCTTGAGAAATGCTTAGGTAAGTTGGGTGATGACATCCCAAAGAAGACACGGAGAGCTGTCGACGATCTTAGCCGAGGCATAGTGAATAAGTTGCTTCATGGTCCAATGCAGCACTTGAGGTGTGATGGGAATGACAACCGGACTCTAAGTGAAACACTGGAGAACATGCATGCCTTGAACAGAATGTTTGATCTGGACACTGAAATTTCTGTTTTGGAGCAAAAATTTCGAATAAAGATGGAACAAAACCAGAAGTGA